In the genome of Xiphophorus hellerii strain 12219 chromosome 14, Xiphophorus_hellerii-4.1, whole genome shotgun sequence, the window AGAGGAGAATAAATCTTCCTCAAGATGTAATAACCTTTATTAAATCCAGTAATGCCGTTCGTAAGTACCAGACACTCTTCCAGCAGCGGTTCAGGAATCCCGTGTTCATAGAGGTCGGGTCAGACTTGGTCTTGTTTTGTAAGTGCCCTCATGACCTGGATGAGGCTCAGGCACAATTGGTGGGGGATCTGAGTGTGGAGATTGAGAAGCTCCAAGGCGCTGCCGCTGTTCCTCCAGATACAGACAGAATCAAAGAAACCCTCATGAAAGCCAAGACGGACCTAAACCGTGATGAGCTCAGGGTGGACTTCAGCTTCATCCCTGGGCAAGGTGCAACCACGGTGGCCAAAGTACGCCTGGTGGGCTACACTGAATACGTGAAGAATCTCAGAGGTGTTCTTCAGGATTACCTGTTGAATCAGGTTTTTACAACAGAAGTGCTGAACCTGCAACATCCTGAAATGGTTGACTGCTTTGGCAAAATCCTAGAACTGATTAGCATTAAGCAAACACAAGTTACTTTGAAACAATCCCTTCTTCCCAAGCCCTGTGTAGCTATCTCTGGCCCCCGTTGCCACGTGCAGGAGGCCCATAAGGCTCTTAGGTCCGGATTAGCCAGTTTGACATTAGAAAAGTTGGTTTTAGATGGTCCGGGAGCTGTGCGTTACTTCCAGGCAGAAGGTAAAACGAGCAAACAACTGGTTGAGAGCTCCTGTAAAGTTCTGATCCAGGAACGTCAAGGTAAGCACAATGAACAGGAGTACTATGAGTCTTCTTCTAGTTACATCTGTCTAACCATTTATATTGGATTTAATTTGCAGTATCAGCACCAAGacaatttatgttttcaatCCCAAGTCTTCGTCATACTACAAAAACCAGTCAGCAATCCTCTTTCCTGTTTGTGGGCcttcaaagaaaaaatgttgatgatgCCCTAACAAAGATTAAGAATCTGTACCAAGACCACAGCGCCACAAAAACTTTCACCAATCAGGATCTGGCAGACCTCACAGAGGAAGACATGAAAAAGTTGATGAACCTAGTAAAGACTCAGGACTTGTATGTACAGGAGGACCCCTTAAGCCAGGGAGGCTTAACGGTGAGCGGGTTGAAAGCTGGCGTCAACCAGGTGGACCAGATGCTCCAAACACTCATTCCTCTTAAGAAAGAAATGAGAGCCaaagaggaggaaaatctgTACCCTCGCATAGCTTGGTGTATCCTGGGACAAAGCGGTACCTGGGAGAGGCTCCCCAAAACAGGCAATTATAATCTGGAAAAGCGTAACGCCACGAAAAGCATAGTGGACGCACACAGGGTTACCTGGAGTGTGAATCTACTGAAGATGGAGGCCAGAAGAGATTTAACTGGACAGACGGCCAAGTTGAAACGACTTGAGAATTTGTCAGGTAAGGGAAACAAATGCTTTTATTTGAGTGTTGGCTTCATGAAGGTTTCAGTGGATCCCATCAG includes:
- the LOC116732887 gene encoding protein mono-ADP-ribosyltransferase PARP14-like, encoding MNDFAKGQRLSYPGNTNIVILKGPGNTRPTNPHGQNTSDLERRINLPQDVITFIKSSNAVRKYQTLFQQRFRNPVFIEVGSDLVLFCKCPHDLDEAQAQLVGDLSVEIEKLQGAAAVPPDTDRIKETLMKAKTDLNRDELRVDFSFIPGQGATTVAKVRLVGYTEYVKNLRGVLQDYLLNQVFTTEVLNLQHPEMVDCFGKILELISIKQTQVTLKQSLLPKPCVAISGPRCHVQEAHKALRSGLASLTLEKLVLDGPGAVRYFQAEGKTSKQLVESSCKVLIQERQVSAPRQFMFSIPSLRHTTKTSQQSSFLFVGLQRKNVDDALTKIKNLYQDHSATKTFTNQDLADLTEEDMKKLMNLVKTQDLYVQEDPLSQGGLTVSGLKAGVNQVDQMLQTLIPLKKEMRAKEEENLYPRIAWCILGQSGTWERLPKTGNYNLEKRNATKSIVDAHRVTWSVNLLKMEARRDLTGQTAKLKRLENLSDFTFPLYWDKMSSTKCLEEVLLDPSSAEYRTVQQAFNKTAQNTIVKIKRLQNVHLRRTYEMQKKHISEKNKNEGGVVERLLYHGTSQENLNSIKTKGFNRSFSGKNATAYGQGTYFAVNASYSVGYSKPAADGTQTMFVARVLTGLFTLGRNDMRMPPPRNSQQPDDRYDSLVDSINNPTMFVVFHDNQAYPDYLITFR